CTGGTGGCGGTCGGCGCCCTGGTCGTCGGCTCCCTGCTGACCGCCGTCACCGACAACATCGGCCTGCTCATCGCCGGCCGGGCGATCCAGGGCTGCGCCGCAGCCGCGATCCCGCTCGGCATCAGCCTGCTCGCGGCGGTCCTGCCGCGCGAGAAGGTCGGCTCGGCCATCGCGCTGGTCAGCGCGATGCTCGGCATCGGCGGCGCGCTCGGCCTGCCGATCGCGGGCCTCGTCGCCGAGCACGCCGACTTCCACGTGCTGTTCTGGATCACGTTCGGCGCCGGCCTCATCGCCTTCGTCGGCATCCTCACCATCGTCCCGGAGGCTCCGGGACGCAGTGGCGGGCGCGTCGACGTGATCGGCGCCGTGCTGCTCGCCGCCGCGCTCATCTGCCTGCTGCTGCCGCTCTCGCAGAGCTCGGCCTGGGGCTGGGGCGACTCCCGCATCTGGGTCCTGCTGGCGATCTCGGCGGTCCTGGTCGCGGTCTTCGGGTTCAGCCAGATGCGGATCAACGACCCGCTCGTCGACCTGCGCGCCCTCGGTCGTCGTCCCATCGTGCTGACCAACATGGCCTCGATCCTGTTCGGGTTCGCGCTGTTCGCCTCGTTCATCGGCACCGCCTCGTACGTCGAGGCACCCGAGTCGACCGGGTACGGGTTCGGCTCGAGCCTGCTCGTGGGCGGGCTGGCGATGCTGCCCGGCGGCATCGCGATGCTGCTGCTCTCCCCGGTCGCGGCCAAGCTGATCGAGCGGCGTGGCGCTCCGCAGACGCTCGCCCTCGGCGCCGTCATCGTGGCCGCCGGCTTCCTCATGCGGATCGTCGTCCACGACTCGCTGTGGCAGGTCATCGTCGGCTCCGCGATCGTGGGCGCCGGAACGGGGATCGGCTACGCCGCGATGCCGGCGCTGATCAACGCCCACACGCCGGGCAACGAGATCGCTTCGGCCAACGGCCTCAACACCTTGTTCCGCAGCCTCGGCAGCTCGCTGGCCAGTGCGATCGGCGGCAGCATCCTGGCAGCCAACACGGTGATCCTGGGCAACATCGCCGCGCCGTCGTTGTCGGCCTATCAGCAGCTGTTCGCGATCTGCGGCGGTGCGGCGGTCCTGGCCGCGGTGCTGGTGCTGCTCATCCCGCATCGCCCCACGGCGTCGCAGAGCCACTGACCCCTTCCTGGTCGCCGGCGGTCCGTCAGACGGTGCCGGCGATCAGGAAGCCGCTGCCGGACTTCTCGAGCTGGAGGGTGACCGCCTCGGAGCGCCGGTCGCCCTTGAAGTCGTACGAGTACGTGTACGAGACGCGCATCGACGCCGGGTCGGCAGACACCTGCTCGACGGCGAGGTTGGCGACGTCGCCCCAGAAGCCCTTGTACCCCTTGAGGCCGTCGCTGGCCCGTTGGTAGTCCGGGGTCAGCATCGTGAAACCGGCGTCGGGATCGTTGCTCGCCGTCGCCAGGTAGTCCGCCGCGAACCCTTCCATCGCCTCGGCCGTCACCCTGTCGCCGGCGGGCTGCGGGTCGTCCTTGGCGGGTGCAGACCCGGAGTCCTTCGAGGGGGTCCCGGCCGCCGCAGCGGGCGGGTTGCCGGCCGGCTCGTCGCGCAGACCGACGAACGCGATGACGGCGAGCAGGGCAGCGACGGCGCCCGCGGCGACCAGCCAGGGCGCGCGGGACCCACCGGGCCGGGCAGGGCGTCGGGCGCGGGTCGGCGTCGGGCGCGACTCCCTCGCCGGCTCCACTGGTGGGGCCACCGGCCGCTCCAGCGGGCGGAACGCGGTCGTGGCCGTCGGCTCGGGCGCTGCCGCGAAGGCGTCGAATCCCTGCGTCGCGTCGAGGTCGTGGGCGGGCTCGGCGCCGGTCTGGGCGGCCACGGCCTGCTCGACCGCGGCCATCGTCGGTCGTGCGTCCGGGTCGTGCTGCATCATGGCGGCGACGAGCGCTGCGAGCGGGCCACCGACGTCCAGGGCCGGCGGTGCCTCGTGCACGATGCGATACATGGCGCCGAGCACGTTGTCGCCCACCGCGTAGGGCGGCTGACCCGCCAGGGCGTGGAACACGGTCGCACCGAGCGACCACACGTCGCTCGCGGCCGTCGCCGTGCGCCCGCTCGCGACCTCGGGCGACAGGTAGGCGGGCGAGCCCGTCACCAGGCCCGTCTGGGTCAGGGATGCGTCGGCCTGCGCGCGGGCCACGCCGAAGTCCGACAGCTTCGCGACACCGTCGTGGGTCAGCAGGATGTTGGACGGCTTGACGTCCCGGTGGACGATGCCGTGCTCGTGGGCCGCCGCGAGGGCCCCGGCGACCTGCTCGACCAGGGGCGCGAGCTCGTCCGGGTCCAGGGTGCCGCGCGTCGCGATGAGGCCGGCGAGGGTGGGGCCGTCGACGTGCTCCATGACGAGCCACTGGTGGCCGCCGTCGTCGACGAGGTCGTACACCGCGACGACGTTCTGGTGGTTGATCCGCGCGGCCAGGTGGGCCTCGCGCTCGGCACGCTGCAGGTCGGGCTCGCCACCGCCGTGCCCCATGCCGATCTGCTTGACCGCGACGATCCGGTCGAGCACGACGTCGCGGCCCAACCACACCGCGCCCATGCCGCCCCGACCGATCTCATGATCGAGCTCGTACCTGTCCGCGAGCATCCGACCTCCTGTCCTCGACCATCCAAACTAGGCGGTGCGCGGTGATGGCGCTCGGTCGGCCGCCGAATCGCGTCAGGCCGTGCGGAACGAGGGCGACCGGGTCGGGCCCTCGTCCGCGCCCTTGCGCAGCATCGGCAGGACGCGCGGCGGCACGAGCTCGGACAGCACGATGACGCTGGTCGACCGGGCCACCGAGCCGGACTGGCTGATGTGCAGCAGCGTGTCCTTGAGGTCCTCGTGCGAGGTCGCGGCGATCTTGCAGACGACATCGGCGTTCCCGCTCGTGATGTACGCCTCCAGGACGTTGGGCAGCGAGTCCAGCTCGGCGGTCACGGCGTCGAGCGAGCCCTGCACGATCTCGAGGGTCACGAACGCCAGGACCGGGTGGCCGGCCGCGACGAGGTCGACGTCGGGCCCGTACCCCGTGATGACGCCGGCCTCCTCGAGCTTGGCCAGACGGGACTGGACCGTCGCCCGGGCGACGCTCGTCAGGCGCGACAGCTCAAGGTCCCCGACGCGAGGATGGGTGTGCATCGCCTCGACGAGGGCGACATCGAGCTGGTCCATCGGGACTCCATCCAGTCATTCTGCCTAGTCAGATCACCTCATGGTGCACCCAGATGCCATCTTTGACCACCTTCGAATGGGCCGGTTGTCCACGCCACCCGCATGGGGTGTGCTGTGTCACATGACCATCGACCTCACAGACGCCGAGCGTCTCGCCGATCTCGACCTCGCCCAGCTGCAGCAGCTCGTCGGCCTGGTGGAGCACGACCCGACCACCGACCCGTTCCCGGTGACCGGCTGGGACGCCGTCGTGTGGGCGGTCGGCAACGCGACGCAGTCGGCGCACTTCTACATGACCGCGTTCGGCATGGACCTCGTGGCGTACTCGGGGCCGGAGACCGGCAACCGCGACCACCACGCGTACGTCCTGGAGAGCGGCGCCGTGCGGTTCGTCCTGCGTGGCGGCGTGGCCCCGGACAGCCCGGTCCTCGACCACCACCGCCTGCACGGTGACGGCATCACCGACATCGCGCTCGAGGTCCCCGACGTCGACGTCTGCATCGATCACGCCCGCGCCGAGGGCGCGACCATCCTCGAGGAGCCGCACGACGTCAGCGACGAGCACGGCACCGTCCGGATCGCGGCCATCGCAGCGTACGGCGACACCCGCCACACCCTGGTGGACCGCAGCGGCTACGACGGGCCGTACCTGCCCGGGTACGTGGCCCGCACCTCCTCGCTGGTGCGTGCCGCCGACGCGCCGAAGCGCATCTTCCAGGCGCTCGACCACGTCGTCGGCAACGTCGAGATCGGCCGGATGGACGACTGGGTGGACTTCTACAACCGCATCATGGGCTTCACCAACATGGCCGAGTTCGTCGGCGACGACATCGCGACGGAGTACTCGGCGCTGATGAGCAAGGTCGTGGCCAGCGGCAACCACCGGGTGAAGTTCCCGCTCAACGAGCCGGCGATCGGCAAGAAGAAGTCGCAGATCGACGAGTACCTCGAGTTCTACCGGGGCCCCGGCGCCCAGCACCTGGCCCTCGCGAC
Above is a genomic segment from Aeromicrobium chenweiae containing:
- a CDS encoding MFS transporter encodes the protein MTDQDLAAQQPPVRASSRRATLELVFVGLGALVVALSQSLLIPVLSILPAELDTSASNVNWLLTSTLLAAAVSVPIMGRLGDMFGKRRLLLVAVGALVVGSLLTAVTDNIGLLIAGRAIQGCAAAAIPLGISLLAAVLPREKVGSAIALVSAMLGIGGALGLPIAGLVAEHADFHVLFWITFGAGLIAFVGILTIVPEAPGRSGGRVDVIGAVLLAAALICLLLPLSQSSAWGWGDSRIWVLLAISAVLVAVFGFSQMRINDPLVDLRALGRRPIVLTNMASILFGFALFASFIGTASYVEAPESTGYGFGSSLLVGGLAMLPGGIAMLLLSPVAAKLIERRGAPQTLALGAVIVAAGFLMRIVVHDSLWQVIVGSAIVGAGTGIGYAAMPALINAHTPGNEIASANGLNTLFRSLGSSLASAIGGSILAANTVILGNIAAPSLSAYQQLFAICGGAAVLAAVLVLLIPHRPTASQSH
- a CDS encoding serine/threonine-protein kinase, whose product is MLADRYELDHEIGRGGMGAVWLGRDVVLDRIVAVKQIGMGHGGGEPDLQRAEREAHLAARINHQNVVAVYDLVDDGGHQWLVMEHVDGPTLAGLIATRGTLDPDELAPLVEQVAGALAAAHEHGIVHRDVKPSNILLTHDGVAKLSDFGVARAQADASLTQTGLVTGSPAYLSPEVASGRTATAASDVWSLGATVFHALAGQPPYAVGDNVLGAMYRIVHEAPPALDVGGPLAALVAAMMQHDPDARPTMAAVEQAVAAQTGAEPAHDLDATQGFDAFAAAPEPTATTAFRPLERPVAPPVEPARESRPTPTRARRPARPGGSRAPWLVAAGAVAALLAVIAFVGLRDEPAGNPPAAAAGTPSKDSGSAPAKDDPQPAGDRVTAEAMEGFAADYLATASNDPDAGFTMLTPDYQRASDGLKGYKGFWGDVANLAVEQVSADPASMRVSYTYSYDFKGDRRSEAVTLQLEKSGSGFLIAGTV
- a CDS encoding Lrp/AsnC family transcriptional regulator, yielding MDQLDVALVEAMHTHPRVGDLELSRLTSVARATVQSRLAKLEEAGVITGYGPDVDLVAAGHPVLAFVTLEIVQGSLDAVTAELDSLPNVLEAYITSGNADVVCKIAATSHEDLKDTLLHISQSGSVARSTSVIVLSELVPPRVLPMLRKGADEGPTRSPSFRTA
- the hppD gene encoding 4-hydroxyphenylpyruvate dioxygenase, coding for MTIDLTDAERLADLDLAQLQQLVGLVEHDPTTDPFPVTGWDAVVWAVGNATQSAHFYMTAFGMDLVAYSGPETGNRDHHAYVLESGAVRFVLRGGVAPDSPVLDHHRLHGDGITDIALEVPDVDVCIDHARAEGATILEEPHDVSDEHGTVRIAAIAAYGDTRHTLVDRSGYDGPYLPGYVARTSSLVRAADAPKRIFQALDHVVGNVEIGRMDDWVDFYNRIMGFTNMAEFVGDDIATEYSALMSKVVASGNHRVKFPLNEPAIGKKKSQIDEYLEFYRGPGAQHLALATNDILQTVDRLRAAGIEFLATPDSYYTDPALRERIGEVRVPIEELQSRGILVDRDEDGYLLQIFTKPIGDRPTVFFELIERHGSLGFGKGNFQALFEAIEREQARRGNF